A window of Trichomycterus rosablanca isolate fTriRos1 chromosome 5, fTriRos1.hap1, whole genome shotgun sequence contains these coding sequences:
- the LOC134314742 gene encoding cystatin-like has translation MICRVVAALLVVSVAMASAILVGAPQNADINSQDVQDALKFAVQQYNKVNQDEYLSRVLKVIKAQEQVVSGMKYIFTVEMVRTSCKKGETEDSCASNLDPAKAQT, from the exons ATGATTTGTAGGGTGGTTGCTGCTCTCTTGGTGGTCTCTGTGGCCATGGCATCTGCTATTCTCGTCGGCGCTCCACAAAATGCAGACATCAACAGTCAAGATGTTCAGGATGCCTTGAAATTTGCAGTACAACAGTACAACAAAGTCAACCAAGATGAGTACCTGAGTCGTGTATTGAAAGTGATCAAGGCCCAAGAGCAG GTTGTTTCTGGTATGAAGTACATCTTTACTGTTGAGATGGTTAGAACTTCCTGCAAAAAAGGTGAAACTGAGGACTCATGTGCCAGCAATTTGGATCCAGCTAAAGCTCAA ACCTAG